From Gemmatimonas sp., a single genomic window includes:
- a CDS encoding tetratricopeptide repeat protein: protein ALSKSPADRFPSCGAFADALSAGALGTGAHAERGASGATPEGAPTSRAPGGRRVVAIGGVFALGAVVIAGAVLFRRVPSSAPANVTVRESTTAGDTASASERSLVVLPFTSVGGDTANSYFAAGIADELSSALTQIPGLRLAGRASAARVKLQGGGAREIGSALKVAAVLDGSVRRFGDRIRVSAELTSASDERVLWSQTYERALADVFAVQDEITREIVSALQVRLTSTSGARGMSARGGTTNLEAYDLYLRALPLYKGRGIGMLKAEQYLQQAISRDPSYARAYAMLASTLLAQPYFVAVRPRDVAERGQAAAMRAIAIDDSLADGHQALAHAHAEANEWSAARREYERAIALDPRFVEAHYRMGELLYRMGLPREALGFFEAANRLDPLYAQNNAYRSLTMAMIGRVDEAIAVAQRAMALDPEHLTVNQWYANVLELAGRRQEMAAQARRLIDLPGVTLARIGQAAGILGRSGARDEARALLRRIEALPAGTLEREPALIYARLGLDDLGGAMTAMESAALTDPQRVVAYGLLGIAYDPLRADPRFAAVLRRLNLDVARLTLPDGGRSR from the coding sequence GCGCCAGGCGGACGGCGCGTCGTCGCGATTGGCGGCGTGTTCGCACTCGGTGCGGTTGTCATTGCTGGTGCCGTGTTATTCCGACGTGTGCCGAGCAGCGCGCCGGCGAATGTCACCGTGCGCGAGTCGACGACTGCGGGCGACACCGCTTCGGCTTCCGAGCGATCCCTCGTCGTGCTCCCCTTTACCTCGGTGGGCGGCGACACCGCCAACAGCTACTTCGCGGCCGGTATCGCGGACGAATTGAGCAGCGCACTCACGCAAATCCCGGGGCTGCGTCTTGCCGGTCGCGCATCGGCCGCGCGGGTCAAGCTGCAAGGCGGTGGCGCGCGCGAGATCGGCAGTGCGCTGAAAGTGGCGGCCGTGCTCGACGGCTCGGTGCGCCGCTTCGGTGATCGCATCCGCGTCTCGGCGGAGCTGACCAGCGCGAGCGATGAACGCGTGCTCTGGAGCCAGACATATGAGCGAGCGCTGGCCGATGTGTTCGCGGTACAGGACGAGATCACTCGGGAGATCGTGTCAGCGCTGCAGGTGCGGCTGACCTCGACGAGCGGCGCGCGCGGCATGAGTGCACGCGGCGGTACCACCAACCTCGAAGCGTACGATCTCTATCTCCGCGCGTTGCCGCTCTACAAGGGGCGCGGCATCGGGATGCTCAAGGCCGAGCAGTACCTTCAGCAGGCTATCTCGCGCGACCCGAGTTATGCCCGCGCATACGCGATGCTCGCATCGACGCTCCTGGCGCAACCGTACTTTGTCGCCGTCAGGCCGCGTGACGTGGCGGAACGCGGGCAGGCCGCCGCGATGCGGGCAATTGCGATCGATGATTCGCTGGCGGATGGGCATCAAGCCCTCGCGCACGCGCATGCCGAAGCGAATGAGTGGAGCGCGGCGCGGCGCGAGTACGAGCGCGCCATTGCCCTCGACCCCCGGTTTGTGGAAGCACACTACCGAATGGGAGAGCTGTTGTATCGGATGGGCCTCCCGCGGGAAGCGCTCGGCTTCTTCGAAGCAGCGAATCGACTGGATCCGTTGTATGCGCAGAACAACGCCTACCGCAGTCTTACGATGGCGATGATTGGACGCGTCGACGAGGCGATCGCCGTCGCCCAACGTGCGATGGCATTGGATCCGGAGCATCTCACCGTCAACCAGTGGTATGCCAACGTGCTGGAGCTCGCGGGGCGTCGCCAGGAGATGGCGGCACAGGCGCGCCGACTGATCGACCTGCCGGGCGTGACCCTGGCGCGCATCGGCCAAGCAGCGGGGATCCTGGGCCGTTCCGGTGCGCGCGACGAAGCACGCGCTCTGCTGCGCCGTATCGAGGCGCTCCCAGCCGGCACTCTCGAGCGCGAACCGGCACTTATCTACGCGCGACTGGGGCTCGACGATCTTGGGGGCGCGATGACGGCAATGGAATCAGCGGCGCTGACTGACCCGCAGCGTGTGGTGGCGTACGGCCTGCTCGGTATTGCGTATGACCCCCTGCGCGCCGATCCACGTTTCGCAGCGGTGCTGCGTCGACTCAATCTCGATGTCGCGCGCCTGACGCTGCCCGACGGCGGAAGGTCGCGGTGA
- a CDS encoding helix-turn-helix domain-containing protein yields MTAALDFSTPHLIRNEKEYDVVVAELRRLLDKHPKEGSRAEERIEFLSVLVEDFDRKHHPLPGGAVTAQQVVTFMLEQRGMKRAELADVMGGRARVSQFFSGQRALSMRQLLALRALFGIPADFLIAEPVARTRAR; encoded by the coding sequence ATGACCGCTGCACTCGACTTCAGTACGCCACATCTCATTCGTAATGAGAAAGAGTACGACGTGGTGGTTGCCGAGCTGCGTCGGCTGCTGGACAAGCATCCGAAAGAAGGGTCACGCGCGGAGGAACGCATCGAGTTTCTCAGTGTGCTGGTTGAAGATTTTGACCGGAAGCATCATCCGCTTCCAGGCGGCGCCGTTACGGCGCAGCAGGTGGTGACTTTCATGCTCGAGCAACGCGGGATGAAGCGCGCGGAACTTGCCGATGTCATGGGCGGCCGTGCACGGGTGAGTCAGTTCTTCAGCGGGCAACGCGCTTTGTCCATGCGGCAGCTACTGGCACTGCGCGCACTCTTTGGCATTCCCGCCGATTTCCTGATCGCTGAACCGGTGGCGCGGACGCGCGCACGGTAG
- a CDS encoding type II toxin-antitoxin system HigB family toxin, whose amino-acid sequence MRVIAWKSLRLFAQKHPRALVPLKVWCKLIESSEFADPADLKRLFGSNVDFLPNNVVIFDVGGNKYRISASIRYRLNMLFIRDVMTHAEYDRRTKGDSL is encoded by the coding sequence ATGCGGGTGATTGCGTGGAAATCGCTGCGACTGTTTGCACAAAAACATCCGCGTGCGCTCGTGCCGCTTAAGGTGTGGTGCAAGCTGATTGAGTCGAGCGAATTTGCTGACCCGGCTGACCTCAAGCGGTTGTTCGGTAGCAATGTGGACTTCCTGCCGAACAACGTCGTCATCTTTGACGTTGGTGGAAACAAATATCGGATCTCCGCGAGCATTCGGTATCGACTGAACATGTTGTTCATTCGGGACGTCATGACACATGCCGAGTATGATCGCCGCACCAAGGGCGATAGTCTTTAG